The nucleotide sequence GTCCCCGGTCGACTACGACTCGGTGATCACCGTGGTGTGCGGATTCGCCGATCGCGGATGGCCGTTCGCCGACGCCGCCTTCGTCAAGGAACATCCGGACGTCGAGTTCGTGGCCGACGACGGAGCACGACGGGGTGACGACGCTGCGGTGCTGGTGGCGCACAGCACGGCAGGTCTGGCCGCCAGGTGCCTGGACGACCCGCAGCGGGCGGTCGCGCCGGTCGTCGCCGGGCTGCGCGACCTCCTGGGGGTGGGAGCCCCGGACTGGACCCACGCCCACCGTTGGACCTTCGCGAAGCCGACCGGCGGCCACGATGCCACCCGCGGATTCTCCGAGACCGACGGCCGGGAGATCTGGTTCGCGGGTGACCAGTGGTGCCCGGAGGGCTCACCGCGGGTGGAGAGCGCGTGGCGGTCGGGGACGGACGTCGCGGCGGCGATCCTCGACCGGCGCTGATCGTCGTCCCGGCGTGTCCGGACTCGACGGACGCCGCCGGATCGTCAGGCTCTAGCCTTGACCCTGTCCGCTTCGCCCGCCGGGGTAGCGCTACCGGAACCGGTGCCGCTGTGCACGGCATGTCAGAGGGAGTCCCCGTTATGCAGCTCGGAATGATCGGCCTTGGTCGGATGGGCGCCAACATCGTGCGGCGGCTCATTCGCGATGGGCACGACTGCGTGGTCTACGACGTCAGTGCCGATTCCATCACGGCACTCGAATCGGACGGAGCCACCGGCGCCCCCACCCTCGAGGAGTTCGTGGCGAAGCTGCAGCGTCCGCGGGTGGCCTGGGTGATGATCCCGGCGGGCATCACCGGTGAGACCGTGGAAAAACTGGCGACGTTGCTGGAAGACGGCGACATCATCATCGACGGCGGCAACTCCAACTATCGCGACGACGTGCGCCGGGCCGCGTCGCTCCGCAAGCAGGGCATCCACTACGTCGACATCGGTACCAGTGGAGGCGTTTTCGGACTCGAACGCGGATACTGCCTGATGGTCGGCGGCGACGACACGGCCATCGCGACCATCGAGCCCATCCTGAAGACCATCGCGCCGGGCGTCGGGGAGGTCGAGCGGACGCCCGGCCGGAACGGCGTGCTGGCCCCCGAGGAGCAGGGATACCTGCACTGCGGGCCGTCCGGTGCGGGCCACTTCGTCAAGATGGTCCACAACGGAATCGAGTACGGCATCATGGCGGCCTTCGCCGAGGGACTCAACATCCTGGACAACGCAGACGCCGGTATCAAGGCTGCCGAGCATTCCGCGGAGATCGCGCCGCTGGAGGAGCCGGAGTACTACCAGTTCGACGTGGACACCGCCAAGGTCGCCGAGGTCTGGCGTCGCGGGTCCGTCATCTCGTCCTGGTTGCTGGACCTGACGGCGGCCGCTCTGCAGGCCAATCCGAAGCTGGAGGGGCTGGCCGGCCGGGTCTCGGACTCCGGTGAGGGCCGGTGGACCGTGAAGGCGGCCATCGACATCGGGGTCCCGGTACCGGTTCTCGCTGCCTCCCTGTTCGAGCGTTTCGCCTCCCGCGGGGAGGACCACTTCGCGAACCAGGTGCTCTCGGCCATGCGCCAGCAGTTCGGTGGGCACCACGAACTGCCCGCCGGTGACTCGCTGGAGGCCGGCGCAGCCAAGTCCGACCAGGCCGCGAAGTCGGGCTGAGCTGGTTCCTCGCGGACCCGGCCGGACCCGTCATCTGGGCCGGTCGGTCCGTGAGACCGTGTGGCCATGGTCGTCGCCCCCTATGCCGCAGTGCTCCGACGTCCGGGAGCGATTCGTCCGTTCGTGGCCACAGTCGTTGCGCGGCTTCCCATTGCGATGGCGCCGCTGGGCATGGTGGTCCTGGTGCAGAACGTCACCGGCTCCTATGCCATCGCCGGTCTGGTCACCGGCGGGTTCGCTGTCGGAACCTCGGTCGGCGCGCCGGTGTGGGGGCGCATGATGGACCGTCTGGGGCAGGCGAGGGTGATCGTGCCGACCGTGCTGGCCAGCGCCGTGCTGATCGCGGCGCTGGCCCTCGGGGCGGTCGGCGGTGCCCCCGCGGTGTGGCTGGTCGCACTGGCCGCCGCGGCCGGCCTGACGTTCCCCCCGTTCGGCGCCGCCATGCGTTCCACCTGGCGCCTCGTCGTCCCGGAGGGACCGGAACGACGGGCCGGGTTCGCCCTGGACGCGGTGGCCGTCGAATCCTTGTTCGTCGGAGGCCCGCTCTTCCTGTCGTTGCTGCTGGTGGTGAGCCCGCCGGTGGTGCCGCTGCTGGTCAGTGCCGTTCTGCTGGCCGCCGGTGGGCTCGCCTACAGCGCCACCGAACCGGCCCGGCGTCGGCCGCCGCATGGTCGCCGGAGTCGACCGGGCGAAATCGTGTCGGGTCGGGCGAAAGCCGATGGGTCCGAGGCGGGTCGAGCAAGAGCGGGTGGATCGGGACCGGGCCGACTGATGGCCGGCGGGCTACCGGTGGTGCTGGTGATCAGCGCCGCCCTGTCCATCGGCTTCGGCGTCATCGACACGTCTCTGGCAGCGACCGCGCGCCAGGTGCTCGGTCACCAGGGCTGGTTGGGGTTGCTCTTCGCGGCCATCGCCGGTGCCAGCGTGATCGGCGGACTGGCCTACGGGACCAGGGCGACGCACGATCGCGAGCAGCGGAGGCTCCCGGTGGCCCTGGGTGTCTTCGCCCTCGGACTGGCCCCCGTCCCGTTCCTGATCGCTGCGGGCCGTCCGTCACTGTGGGCGCTCCTGCCCTTGTTGTTCCTGGCCGGCCTGGCCATCGCGCCGGCGCTGATCATGTTGCAGAACATCGTCGATCGGGTGGCGCCGGCCGCTCGCCATCAGGAGGCGCAGGCCTGGTTGTCGACTTCCAGCACGACCGGGGGAGCCGCGGGAACCGCCGTCGCCGGCCTGGCCGTCGACGCGGCAGGGGTGCCGGCGGCCCTCGGACTCGCTGTGATTGCGGTACTGCTGAGCTGCCTGCTGGCGGTGCTGGGGCGTGGCGTTCTGGCCGGCTCGCCCTGATGACGAGGCGGTCGGGGGCTGCGACGCTCCTCACGCGGCGATCCTCGGTGCGGTCCCCGTCATCAAGCTCTGCGGATTT is from Nakamurella sp. PAMC28650 and encodes:
- the gnd gene encoding phosphogluconate dehydrogenase (NAD(+)-dependent, decarboxylating), producing the protein MQLGMIGLGRMGANIVRRLIRDGHDCVVYDVSADSITALESDGATGAPTLEEFVAKLQRPRVAWVMIPAGITGETVEKLATLLEDGDIIIDGGNSNYRDDVRRAASLRKQGIHYVDIGTSGGVFGLERGYCLMVGGDDTAIATIEPILKTIAPGVGEVERTPGRNGVLAPEEQGYLHCGPSGAGHFVKMVHNGIEYGIMAAFAEGLNILDNADAGIKAAEHSAEIAPLEEPEYYQFDVDTAKVAEVWRRGSVISSWLLDLTAAALQANPKLEGLAGRVSDSGEGRWTVKAAIDIGVPVPVLAASLFERFASRGEDHFANQVLSAMRQQFGGHHELPAGDSLEAGAAKSDQAAKSG
- a CDS encoding MFS transporter translates to MVVAPYAAVLRRPGAIRPFVATVVARLPIAMAPLGMVVLVQNVTGSYAIAGLVTGGFAVGTSVGAPVWGRMMDRLGQARVIVPTVLASAVLIAALALGAVGGAPAVWLVALAAAAGLTFPPFGAAMRSTWRLVVPEGPERRAGFALDAVAVESLFVGGPLFLSLLLVVSPPVVPLLVSAVLLAAGGLAYSATEPARRRPPHGRRSRPGEIVSGRAKADGSEAGRARAGGSGPGRLMAGGLPVVLVISAALSIGFGVIDTSLAATARQVLGHQGWLGLLFAAIAGASVIGGLAYGTRATHDREQRRLPVALGVFALGLAPVPFLIAAGRPSLWALLPLLFLAGLAIAPALIMLQNIVDRVAPAARHQEAQAWLSTSSTTGGAAGTAVAGLAVDAAGVPAALGLAVIAVLLSCLLAVLGRGVLAGSP